The nucleotide sequence AGCCCGAGCTCTCTTCGGACCAGTTCAGGCCGTTGAAGCGGACGTCGCGGATGGCCTTGCGGTCCACGGCGGTGAAGATTGCCTTACGCACGGCAACGTCCGTCAAGGCCGGGCGCTTGGCGTTCAGGTTCAAGCCACCAGCGAAGAGGCGCTGGCCGCGGCGAACGTCAGCGTCCTTGGTGCCCTCGAGCTGCTTGTAACGGCCAAGAGTACGGCCGCTCGTCGCGTCGATCTCACCATTCTTGAACGCTGCGATGGTTGCGCTCGGCTCCATCTGGCGCCAGATGACCTTCTCGAGAACCGGCTTCTGGCCCCACCATTTGTCGTTCGGGACCATCGTGACGGTCTTGGCAGTGGTGTCGTAGTTCTCCACCTTGAACGGACCTGCCATCCATTCAGGGTGCATTTCTCCCGCGAAGCCCTTGTTGAAAATCTCGGGTGTATTGATGGCGGGGTGGATCAGGCCGAAGAAGAGACCTTCAAGGGGGAAGACGGGCTGGGTTGTGGTGACGATGACTTCTTTGTCGTTGGCACCGGCCTTGACCGAATCCACGAAGGCGTAGGCACCAGCGGTGACGATGTCGATGGACTTGTCTTCGCCGCGGAGCATCTTCCACGTGTTCTCGAAGGTCTTCACATCAATGGGAGTGCCATCGTTCCAGGTCGCCTTGTCGTTGACCTTGATGGTGATGGTCTGCTTGCCGTCCTTGACTTCGCTGGTCACCGATTCGCAGAAGTCCTTGTTCGGCTCTGCCTTGCCGTTGAAGTCCAACAGCCCGGCCTTGTCTCCCTCGCCGGAGGCAACCCGTACCTGCAGTCCCTGCCCTTGGAGAAGCTCGGCCAGACTGCCGCGCGGATCATCGCCGAGGAAGGAATGACCGCCCTGCAATACGGCGGCGGCCAAGGCACGGAAGAACTGCGCGCGCAGATCTGCGACATCATGGCCGCTGAAGGCATCACCGACGCCCGGCCCGAAAACGTCGTCATCA is from Paenarthrobacter nicotinovorans and encodes:
- a CDS encoding ABC transporter family substrate-binding protein, whose product is MAAAVLQGGHSFLGDDPRGSLAELLQGQGLQVRVASGEGDKAGLLDFNGKAEPNKDFCESVTSEVKDGKQTITIKVNDKATWNDGTPIDVKTFENTWKMLRGEDKSIDIVTAGAYAFVDSVKAGANDKEVIVTTTQPVFPLEGLFFGLIHPAINTPEIFNKGFAGEMHPEWMAGPFKVENYDTTAKTVTMVPNDKWWGQKPVLEKVIWRQMEPSATIAAFKNGEIDATSGRTLGRYKQLEGTKDADVRRGQRLFAGGLNLNAKRPALTDVAVRKAIFTAVDRKAIRDVRFNGLNWSEESSGSMMLMPFSEYYQDNYPVKDTGAEAAKKVLTDAGYTANDKGIMAKDGVPVSFKITNFGDDPTTAATSQTLQKQLQAAGMDVGIDQRGDADFGKVVGSREFDVTISGYTVGADATDAVKQYYDSTTNENGLGDAELDAEIKRLATIADDTERNKAAMDVEKKHMEKYFSMGTVLNGPEIQFVHKGLANYGPSLFKSLSNVPDWTTLGWEKGAKK